A single genomic interval of Bacillota bacterium harbors:
- the melA gene encoding alpha-galactosidase, whose protein sequence is MKVKFAFIGAGSFGFTRKLVRDILSFPALQDCEIALMDINAKRLEYIEQAVKKIVAAGNYPTRVTATMDRAEALEGADGVVITILQGGVDVWRTDIEIPKKYGVDINVGDTRGPSGIFRFLRTAPVMLDIARDVEKYCPDALVLNYTNPMAMLIRAMQTETNIKLSGLCHSVQGTAEMLARWIGAPMDEITYFCAGINHQAWYLDFKWNGQDAYPLIRKAIEENEEIYNEEQVRNEMFLHLDYYVTESSGHNSEYNAWFRKREDLIEKYCTHGTGWNPGEYAYILKEYLKREDTWEEEIKKWLAQDEVSLQRGNEYAASIFNAVLGDGTMFEFNGNTRNFGLIDNLPEGCCVEVPVLASKRGLDPIRVGPLPEHLAILNNVNAMCEELAVEGSLTGDKRKIFHAICMDPLTSAVLSLQEIQDMVDEMFEANREWLPQFKF, encoded by the coding sequence TTGAAGGTGAAGTTTGCCTTTATCGGAGCGGGCAGTTTCGGCTTTACCCGTAAACTGGTGAGAGATATTCTCTCCTTCCCGGCATTGCAGGACTGTGAAATCGCTTTGATGGACATCAATGCCAAGAGGTTAGAGTACATAGAACAGGCGGTCAAGAAGATCGTGGCTGCGGGTAACTATCCCACCAGGGTGACCGCCACGATGGATCGGGCCGAAGCCTTGGAGGGTGCCGATGGCGTTGTCATTACTATCCTCCAGGGCGGCGTGGATGTGTGGCGTACCGATATTGAAATTCCCAAGAAGTACGGGGTGGATATCAACGTCGGCGATACCCGGGGTCCTTCGGGAATCTTCCGGTTCCTCCGAACAGCTCCCGTAATGCTGGATATCGCCCGAGACGTAGAGAAGTATTGTCCCGATGCCTTGGTCCTGAACTACACTAACCCAATGGCGATGCTGATTCGGGCGATGCAAACGGAGACCAACATTAAGCTGTCCGGTTTGTGTCACAGTGTTCAGGGAACTGCCGAGATGCTGGCCCGGTGGATTGGGGCACCGATGGATGAGATTACCTACTTCTGCGCTGGGATCAATCACCAGGCCTGGTATTTGGACTTCAAGTGGAATGGCCAAGATGCCTATCCCTTGATTCGCAAGGCCATCGAGGAAAACGAAGAGATCTACAACGAGGAGCAAGTTCGCAATGAGATGTTCCTCCACCTGGATTACTACGTGACGGAATCCAGTGGACACAACTCCGAATACAATGCCTGGTTCAGAAAGCGGGAAGACCTGATCGAAAAGTACTGCACCCACGGTACCGGTTGGAATCCCGGTGAGTACGCGTATATCCTCAAGGAGTACCTAAAACGGGAGGATACCTGGGAGGAAGAGATCAAAAAATGGCTGGCCCAGGACGAGGTGAGCCTGCAGAGGGGTAACGAGTATGCTGCCAGCATCTTCAACGCGGTGCTCGGTGATGGAACGATGTTTGAGTTCAATGGCAATACCCGCAACTTTGGACTCATCGACAACCTCCCCGAGGGATGCTGTGTAGAGGTACCGGTCCTGGCTTCCAAGCGTGGTTTGGATCCGATTCGTGTAGGACCCTTACCAGAGCACTTGGCTATTTTGAACAACGTTAACGCAATGTGTGAAGAATTGGCGGTGGAAGGCTCCCTGACCGGGGATAAGCGCAAGATCTTCCATGCCATTTGCATGGACCCGCTAACTTCTGCTGTCTTGAGCTTACAGGAAATTCAGGACATGGTCGACGAAATGTTTGAGGCCAATAGGGAATGGCTGCCTCAGTTCAAATTCTAG